The genomic window GCAGTTTGGTCAAAAAAGCATTGGGAACATTGTTCTCTTCAATGGACAATTCTATCAGCTGTTCAGAGAAAACTGGTGAATTGTCGTTGTCATCCAGGACCTGTACTTTGATTACTTTGTTGACACGAAATCCTTCTGAGTTCCATGCAACTACAGAAATTTCATACAGTTGCTGTGTCTCAAAGTCCAAAGGCTTTATGGTCTCCAACAGATATTCATTGTTGTATGGTTTGTATGGTGAAAGTCTGAAAGGCCCATCACCATCCAAATAGCAACTGACTTTATATTTTTCATCGGGGTCTTTGATGGTAAAAAATGCTATAGGTGTGTTGATAGGCTCCAGTTCCTTTAAGTAAACCACCCCTTCCACTTCATTAGCTATGAAACGAGGGACAACTTCAGGTGGCCTCATCATGACTTTGATGATGGTCACTAGAACTGTGATCACGGCAGGGATACATCCAGGGCCATTGCCCAGTATGATCAGCCTGTGTAGCTTTGGAGTGTCCCCATCAACTTTAGTGGAGAGTGTGATGGCTCCTGTGCTTTCATTCAGATGGAACAAGTCTCTGGATGGCTGGTGGACCTTCTGGCTGTAGGAGTAGGTGACCTGGGCATTGGATCCAAGGTCCATGTCTACTGCGTGGACAGTAGCCACATGTGTCCCGAGGCTGGAATTCCCATAAAGGGTGACGTTGAGCTGCGAGTCATTGAACTGCGGGCAGTTGTCATTGATGTCGCTGATGCCAATAGTGAGGGTGGCACTGCCCACGAGCGGAGGCGTGCCCCCATCCTCAGCAACGATGACTGTGACATACTCCTCCTGTGTTTCCCTGTCCAGTGCCCCCATAACAATCAGGTAGGGAGTCCTCTCCCCACTCTCATTCTCCTCCACATCCAGGGTGAAGACACCATAGTTATCTCGCAGGCGGTAAGTCTGGACACCATTAGTGCCCATGTCAGGGTCAAGGGCTGGGTGCTCAATAGCCAGGCGGGTGTTCACAGGCGCATTCTCGGGCACCGAGAGATGGATGTGGGACACAGGGAAGCGGGGAGCATTGTCGTTGACATCACGAATAGCAATTTTTACCTTCACCAGGCGAAAGTACTCCTGTGGCAGTACCAGTACATCCAGCAGCAGTAGGCATGGCTCGGatgagggggaggaaaaggagacagCAGATGATCCAAAGATGGTGGCCCCACTGCTTTCCACGCATAGAGCTTCCCTGTCGATTTCCACGGCCGAGGTGTGCAGCTCCCCAGAGCGGTTGTCCAGCTGCACATACTGTCCCCCCAAACCATGGGAGGCCAGAGTGAAGGAGAGTGGGGGCCGCGGGGCCACAGGGTGCTGCCCACCAGCCGTTGGGAGCCGCAGGTCACGGGCCAGGCTGCCGATCAGCACCCCAGCAGGCAGCCCCTCGTTGAGGCTGTAGAAGAGCTCGGTCGCACGGCTGTAACTGGCAAAGCAGTTGAAAGGCCCAACGAAGAGCAAGAAGAGGAGCAAGTGCTGAGAAGAGAGAGGCACACGTGTGTGAGGAAGGGGTGGCGCCTCCCCCTGCCCACTGCCTCCCCCACTGCCACTTCGAGCAGAGAGTGCTGCATCTGCAACATGAAGtcatcctccctctccccaccatCTTCTCCTTCCAGTACAGCAGGTACTTCCAGGGCATCACCATCTGTACCCTCCAGGCAACACCAGCTGCATTCCCCACAGCAAATACGCACTGCTAGAATGGCCCGGAGGCACCGTGactccccccgccccccagcAGCACTTGCGCCCCGACGTGCCATCTTCCGTCTTCCCTCCGCCCCAAGCTCTCACCAGCAGacctcccctccccaccacaaGCGCATCCCAAACGAGGGCAACCCACTGCGCACCCCCAAACAGTTGCTCGTTCTCTTCCCCTACCACAGCAGGAATGTGACACGCGTCCCTTGCTCCCCCTACCCCATGCCCCGTCCCGAAACCTGTTTTTCCGCATGCCCAGGGGCCCGCGGTGCAGCGGAGGCACCTCGCAGCCCGCAGGGGTCCCGGCGGAGGTGCCGCGCTCCAAGCGGGTCCCTGCGTCCCGCGACCGCGGCGCCAGCGGCTCCAGCCTCGCCGCCACACATCTCCGGCCGCCCCTCGGGGTCCCCTCTGCTGCCGGCGGAAAACACGAGCTGCAGAGCGGAGCCGCGGAGGGGCTGCGCGGAGAAAGTTACCCGCGTTGGTGCCCGCGTCGCCCACTCCTCACAAATGGAAAGGGGCTCCCCGAAAGTAACTTCGGGCATCCTCCCCACGGAGgaaatttttcctccttcccctctttctAATCACCCATTCCCCCTTTTCGCGGCTCCGTCACAACCCGCTTCggcagcagcaacaaaaataaacttttcacGGCTGCTCTGATCTTTGGCGATCGGATCCAAGAGAAAAAGACCCAATAAACATATACACGTATATACGGTTTTTCGGGTTGttttgtggtggggtttttttttgccaattCGTTGCCGATTTCGCTGCTGCGTGCGAAGTCGGGCTCGGGTGGCCGGCCGCGGCACTTCCCCCCTCGCTCCGCCCGGCCCTCACCTGCAGGCTGCCGCGGGCGGTGGGGCTGCCGCGACCGCCCGGGGGCCCCATGCccggccgccgctgccgccgccggcTGCGCCCCCGCAGCccgcccgctccgccgcccgcccggcgctTCTCCTCCCCGCGGCTGCACATTCccccgccaccgccgccgccgcgctgggctgggctctgcgCGCCGCCCAGGACACTCCtcctccgctccgctccgctcggGAGGGCTCCGCCGCGGCGGGGAGGGCAGGAGCGAGGGAACAGTCACGGGCAcggctgggaggaggaaggagggcgGAGGCTGCGGCAGCGCCGCGGTGAGCGGTCAGTGGTcagggagcggggcgggcgggcagcgggCAGCGCTGAGCCCAGCGGCGCGGCCACACCGGGGAGAGAGGCCGTGCGAGTGTGTCTGGGTGCGCGCCCGCGGGCAGCGCCAGGAACAGGGAAAGAACGTGCCCCCCTCTGGAAACTGAGGTgggaaaaagatattaaaaaataaaataagctcGGGTCGCCCTTCTGCTGTGGAAATAttgagagggactttttacacGGGCAGGCAGCTTTAAACTAAGAAgagagatttaaattagatgttaagaagaaattctttactcagagggtagCGAgattgcccaaagaagctgtgggtgccccagccctggaagtgttcaaggagaggttggatggggccctgagcaacgTGATCTggtgggtggcatccctgcccttACCAGGGAGGTtgaaactggatgatctttaaagtcccttccaacacaaaccattctatgattctatgttgtGATGTGAGTGTTAGCAGACAGATCGAGAATTAACAGCTGCCTTGGCGGTGCTGAGCCTTGGTGAATATTGAGCAGCTTGTGTCTGCATGAAATGAAAGCCACGTTTTCTAGGAGTTTGCAAGCATTTGGTTGGTGGAAAGTGCGTGTCCTGCCGAAGTAGAAGAGCAACTGTGATTATCTACTGTCTAAGAACTCGAAGGTCCCCTGCAGTGGAAAgttctgtgctttcattttatACACTCCAGTCACTGTTGTCTAGACTATAAGCCTGCCATAGAACTAGACGTGAAATTATCAACGCAGAAAACTTTAGGTAGCACAAAACCAATTACACATTTCTTTAACATCTTGGACTATCAAAAGGATTGCAAGCCTCCCCAGCATAATTTACACTATGTCTTCAAGATCTCAAATGGTATTTGAGATGTCTGGCTTTAGCCTTATGGTGGTCAATGGTCTGGATCCAAGCTGTTGCTGAAAGCTCAAGTACTGGGATGCCTGTAGGCAGCTAAAGTTTGTGTGGCAGTTTGAACCACTTAAATCTGAAGACCACTTTGAATGCCTCCATgctccatggcaggcacagTGTGCAGGCATTTGATCTCAATTTGGGTACTAAAACCATAGAGGACAGCAAAACATTTGCCTTcagtcaaaacaaaaattactcttctcttttccttttacagcTCCATGAGACAAGCTCCATATCCAATCCAAAACaaggaaacaacaacaacaacaaaaattagaATCCAAATCCAAAACCAGTCTTATGCCTGAGACTTTTGTAATACTATatctttcaaaagcaaataataagTGAAACGTACAGAACATATTGTCTAGCAACTCTTGGGATGTTCCTGGATGTTGTGAGGATGAGGGCAGTGGCACAAGCTTAATcgaatagaatagaatagaaattTCTGAGACTGACTTCTTCTGAGACTGTAAACAAATCATTAATTCCTTTGTCTCATTTCTCCATCCTCATCAGACTCTATTTTGTTCAGTGAAACCCTTGGAAACATTGTGATTTTAGTAACCATTTCATCCCAAAAATGACATTAGCACAATAATCGTATGTGACCTAAACAGTGAAGCATTACGATACTAACAAAAGGCCTgattatatttattattcacTAATCTCTAGGGTTTTGAAACCACTCAGTATGTACTGCCCTTATAAATTGTTTATATCTTTGCCATTCATTTCTAGCACAAATAGAACAGACAATGCAGTGTATACAGTTCAGAGCAAATGTataatttaagaaagaaatcacaCTACCCAAGTCCTTTACTAAATTATCATCTGTGTGCACTGTGCTACACATTGCTTGGTGTGAAAGGTGCCCATAAACTCAATTTTGTTAAAGTTAGTTTAACTGGACATGACAGATGCTTTTACTTGACTCACATCTGCTctaattttattcatttcaatTGAAATATTGTCTCATTTGGATTTCAGTCAGATTTTGACACTGATTTATGTGGAGTTTGAATTTCATAAAGAGAATATAATTTTAGTTTTGGCAAATCAGTAGTCTTCTCATGAATGAGTCTGAAATCCCTATAAAATCCTATCTTTAACTtttgcttgttcttttttctctgatatCACAGTTTTCTCTTACGATGTTTCTCCCTCTTAAGCTTTTGAAATTACTGACCTATGACTATACTATTTTTCATACCATCACAGCCGCTGCATTTCCCTGGGTCCCCTGATAGGGTAAGCGATGGCTCTACTATTATGGTATTCATTACACTTGATGCCTTTGATTTTATTAAAGCACAGGTGTAACAACAGAACTAAAAGTTTTCTGGAGCATCTGGTActctgtaatattttattttgttaggCATTAGCAACATCTAGTA from Chiroxiphia lanceolata isolate bChiLan1 chromosome 2, bChiLan1.pri, whole genome shotgun sequence includes these protein-coding regions:
- the PCDH20 gene encoding protocadherin-20, coding for MGPPGGRGSPTARGSLQHLLLFLLFVGPFNCFASYSRATELFYSLNEGLPAGVLIGSLARDLRLPTAGGQHPVAPRPPLSFTLASHGLGGQYVQLDNRSGELHTSAVEIDREALCVESSGATIFGSSAVSFSSPSSEPCLLLLDVLVLPQEYFRLVKVKIAIRDVNDNAPRFPVSHIHLSVPENAPVNTRLAIEHPALDPDMGTNGVQTYRLRDNYGVFTLDVEENESGERTPYLIVMGALDRETQEEYVTVIVAEDGGTPPLVGSATLTIGISDINDNCPQFNDSQLNVTLYGNSSLGTHVATVHAVDMDLGSNAQVTYSYSQKVHQPSRDLFHLNESTGAITLSTKVDGDTPKLHRLIILGNGPGCIPAVITVLVTIIKVMMRPPEVVPRFIANEVEGVVYLKELEPINTPIAFFTIKDPDEKYKVSCYLDGDGPFRLSPYKPYNNEYLLETIKPLDFETQQLYEISVVAWNSEGFRVNKVIKVQVLDDNDNSPVFSEQLIELSIEENNVPNAFLTKLHATDADSGERGQVSYFLGPDAPSYFALDKTTGVLTVSTQLDREEKEKYRYTVKAVDSGFPPRESIATVAITVLDKNDNSPRFINKDFSFFVPENFPGFGEIGVISVTDADAGQNGWVALSVLNGSDIFVIDTGKGVLRAKVSLDREQQSSYVLWIEAVDGGDPALSSTAKITILLLDINDNPPLVLFPQSNMSYLLVLPSTLPGSPITEVYAVDKDTGMNAVIAYSIIGRRGPRPESFRIDPKTGNITLEESLMQNDYGLYRLLVKVSDHGYPEPLHSTVMVNLFVNDTVSNESYIESLLRKEPDISIEEKQPQISVEPTHKKMESASCMPTLVALSIISLGSIALVTGMGIYICLRKGKRHHRADENLEVQIPLNGRINLHMLEKKPVEISNI